The genomic segment GGTTGAATTGCCTGTTCAAACAAAATATCAAAGTCCGTCTTCCAATTGTAATGACATGATCACTTATCGTTGCGGTATTGACCACACTTTCAGCCGGTGCAGGTTCAGGAACAAACCCTGAGCATAGGCTGAAGGCAAGATTTCAGGGGAAACACTTTGACTGATTTCAATTTCATAAATAAGCGAGGTTTTTCTGTCAATAGTATCGGCGTGGTATTTCTTTAACTCTTTGATTTCTGTAACAGCGTTAAAATCCAACTCACTGATATTTTTTGCATAATACATAAGATCAATTCAGTATTCAAGACATAATTTGATCTAAAAAAATCAAGTAATTGAAAGAAAGGAGGAATTTCAGCATTTAAAAGAATTCTGAAAATTGAGGCTTTGGTATGAAGGATTGGCAAAAATATTTACGAACTCTTGAAGTCGGATGATACTTACGTGCTGATTCAAGGATATTCAATTCATATTACCTTAAAACAGCCTGTGTCCACGCCTGAATCCATATTTCCCGTTTATTTTGAATGTCCTGAGGAGATATGATTGAAGGTGATTTTGCAGTAACAGCATGTTTTACAAACACATCAGGCAGGGAAGCCGATGCATTGGCAGGAAAAACAAACATTTGCAGGGGGATATCCTCTTGAAAGGTTTTATCCAGCATAAAATCAATAAGTTTTTGTGCCAGTGCCATATTTTTTGTTCCTTTTAAAATACCTGCAAATTCAATCTGCCGGAATGCGGATTTGTTTTCTGTTACAGCAGCAGTGGGAGCCTGTTCTGGTTTTTTTTCAGCATAATGAACCTCGGCAGCAGGGCTGCTTGCATAACTGACTACAATGGGCCTGTTTCCCTTTGATGCAGCAGTAAAATGTCCCCAGTATGCCTGTTTCCAGCCGTCTGTTACCAGGACATCATTGGCACGCATGGATTTCCAGAAATCAAGGTATGCCTTTTCTCCAAAATGACCTATGGTTGTTAAAAGAAATGCAAGCCCGGGGGAGGATGTGGCTGGATTTTCTACTACTGTCAGGCTTTTATATTCAGGTTTTATCAGGTCGTTAAGTTCTGCCGGCGGTTTGATTCCTTTTTGTGCAAACCATTTTTTATCATAGTTTAAACATACGTCTCCAAAATCTACAGGCAAAAGGCGGTTTTGGGGATCAAGTTTAAGTTCATCAGGAATTGTTTCAAGAAGACCTGAATTATAAGGCTCAAAAATATCAGATTTTAGAGCGCGGCTTAAAAATGTGTTATCCACACCAAAAAAAACATCAGCCATAGGATTGTTTTTGGAAAGAATTGCCTGGTTTAAAGCTGCACCTGCATCTCCTGTTTTTAAAAACCGGAGTTTTGCATTATTTGCTTTTTCAAAAACCTCTGCTGTCTGTCTGCTGATACTGAAACTGTCATGGGTCATAATAATAATTTCAACAGGTTCCTCTGCAAAACATAAGCTTGTAAGTACAATAAAAATAGTATAAAAAATCATAAAAAATTTTTTCATAATTTTCTCCTTTAAAATAAGGTTGCACTGATCTGAAAATGAAAGCCATCATCCTGAAGGTCATAATCACTTGATCTTGAAATATTTTTCAATGCCTGTCCCCAGTAAACATCTGCATTAATCCTCTTGTTTATAAACCATTTTAGTCCCAGTCCTGAACTATAAATTGTATTTTCTTCAGGATCAGGGGCATCCGTATTCCAGGCATGACCGAAATCAAAAAAAGGACATAGCTGGATCAGGCCCTCTCCAGCTTTTTCGCTTAAATAAGGTATCTTAAGTTCTGTCAAAGCTAATCTCAATTCAGCAGAGCCTGTAATGCCGTTATCTGAAGTCAGCTGCTGTTCACGATAGCCCCGTACAGAAGCATATCCTCCTATTTCAAATTTTTCCATAGGAAGCAGGGGATCATTAGAAAGGCGCAAATCTGTTTTCATTACAAGCTGGGAATCCATAAACGGCAGTTTCCTCAGCCATTGAAATTGTCCAAACCAGAAAAAAAATTCTCCATCAGGCCCTCTTTCATTGATTGTGGCACCTCCAATGTCTAGTCCTATATTAAAGGTTGATCTTGCTGCAATAACCTGTGTAAAGCTGCGGTCGGTCCATTCCTGGGAAAAACGCAATACGGAAATTTGACTTTTGCCGTCAGGTTCAACTCCTTTAGAAAATGCAAATCCCTGGCCTAAAAGAGATGTTTCGCTCTCTCTTTTTTCAAAACAAAGTCCCATTGCAAATTCACGGGATAAATTTTTGTAAAAAGGATGCCAGATTTTAATGGAATAGGTTTTTGCACTGCTTTCAATATCAAGAAAATCAAAAGGTTGTGTTACTACAACAGATTTAGCCCTGTCAATACCAATGCTGAATCTGGTGTTTTTGCGGTGTAAAGGAATAGTATAATCTGCTGAATAGTCATCCATGCCCCGCGTAATTGCATACCGCATGGTCAGTGCATCCCCCCAGCCTGTCAGATTTATGTGGGACAGGAAAAGCTCTCCTTGATAAGCTCCTATTCCCGGGGCTTTGTAATTGTTAAATGCCATGCCCATGTTATAGGGCCTGACTTCTTTTACATTAATATTTAAAATAGATTCTCCCAACTTAAAACCTGGAATGAGATCTGCGTTAATATTGTCAATAAGAGGATCCTGTTTAAGGAGTTGAAGGTGTTCTTGAAGCTGTTTTACATTTAATGGTTTTTTAATGTCTATTGAGTCTTCTACACGGCTGGAGATATATCTTTTTTTAAGCCATGAATTACCTGAGACAGTGAAATTTGTCAGTCTGCCTTCAATAATATCCAGAACAACAACTCCGTCTTTTATTTCCTGGTCAGGAATAACTGCTCCGGAATTAACATACCCGTTTACAATGTAATATTGAGTAAGTGCCTCCCTGAGTTCCTGGAGTTCTTCTGCACTCACCTCTTTATTTTCATAATCTTTTATCAAAGGAGACAATTCTTTATTTGAAAATACTGTATTGCCGTTAAGCCTGATTTTTTGTATAAAAATTTTATCCATTGAAGATAATTTTGTATTGTCTTCTGCCGATAAATGGCCTGCAGTCATTATAATCCAGATAAATATAAATAAAGCATATGTTTTTTTCAAAGTCTGTCCTTTCTTAAAACGTTTTTATCTGTCTATATTCTGGTGTTTAAAAAATACATGTTGGTTCCGCCCTTTCCCTTTAGATGAATTTTAGGACGTTCTGTAAAAAGAAAAGCATGTTTTAATAGTTGATAAGTTGTTTCAGAAACATTGATTTTCATTGGTTCAGACTGTGATTCCATTCTTGAAGCAGTATTGACTGTATCACCAAAAATATCATATATATATTTTTTTATGCCTACAACACTTCCAATAACCTCTCCTGAATGGATTCCTACCCTTACCTTCCAGTTAATTAAGGCGTTTTCATTCCGGTTAGTTAAATATTCTATGATCTCAAGTGCTGCATTTGCCATATTCTCAGCATGTTTTGGATTTTTATCAGGCATTCCGCAAACAGCTAAATATGCATCTCCAATTGTTTTTATTCTTTCACATTCATTTTTTTCCATTATATTGTCAAATGCTGTAAACATTTCATCCAGTTCATTGATTAAGGCTTCAGGCTCAAGCATTGAAGAAAGCTGGGTAAATTTGACTATATCAGAAAAGAAAACTGTAACGTTTTGAAACAGTTCCGGCTTTGTGGTTCCTTTTTGCTTTAAATCATTTACAATTTTTTCAGGAAGGATATTATGAAGCAGGCCTTCTGCTTTTTCCCTTTCAACTTCAAC from the Desulfonema limicola genome contains:
- a CDS encoding thiamine ABC transporter substrate-binding protein, which gives rise to MKKFFMIFYTIFIVLTSLCFAEEPVEIIIMTHDSFSISRQTAEVFEKANNAKLRFLKTGDAGAALNQAILSKNNPMADVFFGVDNTFLSRALKSDIFEPYNSGLLETIPDELKLDPQNRLLPVDFGDVCLNYDKKWFAQKGIKPPAELNDLIKPEYKSLTVVENPATSSPGLAFLLTTIGHFGEKAYLDFWKSMRANDVLVTDGWKQAYWGHFTAASKGNRPIVVSYASSPAAEVHYAEKKPEQAPTAAVTENKSAFRQIEFAGILKGTKNMALAQKLIDFMLDKTFQEDIPLQMFVFPANASASLPDVFVKHAVTAKSPSIISPQDIQNKREIWIQAWTQAVLR
- a CDS encoding ShlB/FhaC/HecB family hemolysin secretion/activation protein; its protein translation is MKKTYALFIFIWIIMTAGHLSAEDNTKLSSMDKIFIQKIRLNGNTVFSNKELSPLIKDYENKEVSAEELQELREALTQYYIVNGYVNSGAVIPDQEIKDGVVVLDIIEGRLTNFTVSGNSWLKKRYISSRVEDSIDIKKPLNVKQLQEHLQLLKQDPLIDNINADLIPGFKLGESILNINVKEVRPYNMGMAFNNYKAPGIGAYQGELFLSHINLTGWGDALTMRYAITRGMDDYSADYTIPLHRKNTRFSIGIDRAKSVVVTQPFDFLDIESSAKTYSIKIWHPFYKNLSREFAMGLCFEKRESETSLLGQGFAFSKGVEPDGKSQISVLRFSQEWTDRSFTQVIAARSTFNIGLDIGGATINERGPDGEFFFWFGQFQWLRKLPFMDSQLVMKTDLRLSNDPLLPMEKFEIGGYASVRGYREQQLTSDNGITGSAELRLALTELKIPYLSEKAGEGLIQLCPFFDFGHAWNTDAPDPEENTIYSSGLGLKWFINKRINADVYWGQALKNISRSSDYDLQDDGFHFQISATLF
- a CDS encoding adenylate/guanylate cyclase domain-containing protein; amino-acid sequence: MNILIIDDSPSDVVLLHYRLKKVGYKNFLTATSANEAFKILKIDDPDHSPDIDLILMDVEMPEISGIEACRQIKLTKHIKDIPVVMVSARTDLSAFKLALSAGALDYIQKPVKEAELLARVHSALKFKHEIDIRKDREKELIEANRLVEVEREKAEGLLHNILPEKIVNDLKQKGTTKPELFQNVTVFFSDIVKFTQLSSMLEPEALINELDEMFTAFDNIMEKNECERIKTIGDAYLAVCGMPDKNPKHAENMANAALEIIEYLTNRNENALINWKVRVGIHSGEVIGSVVGIKKYIYDIFGDTVNTASRMESQSEPMKINVSETTYQLLKHAFLFTERPKIHLKGKGGTNMYFLNTRI